A single Anopheles maculipalpis chromosome 3RL, idAnoMacuDA_375_x, whole genome shotgun sequence DNA region contains:
- the LOC126561469 gene encoding tyrosine-protein kinase receptor torso isoform X1: MHVIVLKYMQVLCITIFFSNNINCDKLLLHNEREDQDLYRIGACTAACMAGTEVGVSGESNETLPPLSTEQLKTIGHCYKLCSEDTRPLSAWIPLVQRQDPSLRINLICRDSTNLIIEIKPERNGHSVPGVVEDDGEVVEATTAMMKLSPPGGNQNQLSALHDAAVESRESVPSRTRRAIGADGPSGLLQKGGGSVATRANLLQNPDQSVSGERFTKIDGPARNTASAAHGDLGDVAVKVQQDRANYQPSSKRVRPLPIYLVKVQDSEEELGDRIVYMSNASLVKIENLVPNKRYNVTATMLTSAFEYYYVEKHQFRTLPLDYMPGTITEITVERFEPNVRDSRYVDALISWNPAKDKTCHYEIVCHASHSPDFQLKPIDVQQPEVLYKYTIKSLKLSANYMVAVRSKNTQNAMKESKLHWHSFHTPSCANLMNGTQVCAPEPIKNVRVTQLPLYGDSYQLNISWDRPAIAPDAYVVKVFDLHDSETEEPANSMTRNLTGDAVGLLIDSFDMFGPHFEVFISAYSRVGVSSESTIKTLQIGRISSAESWIRTKLVFIILAPVLMIGLLKISISLICRRRAKLKRYEVRCEYFKELEQKAPVDPSTEFESTSKQMQDLLASSHPFSADLIAPINDELEIDMEHIKLHDMLGEGAFGLVRRGMLQRETEGDGATPKPVAVKMLKECPRVEDIIEFRREMEVMKSVGTHPHIVSIVGHCTKNVRKMMLLTEYCGRGNLLNYLRLQWQRLLKQNQTTLPLGSGMTSPSMVPDSLDGAALSGGMAAEHECLTPSLANNKMPENVFNFDTSFVNDKKSLTYKNLSSDHRQTLLAGFSTSDGCQRSPQIIENKLYPLFNEDSGGDETAQLTSKSNFCTSSCKNAVEIIDGQRRGSMGKDCEGSVKSNVRIKPCSCHGSALDSTLTHNTVENRCYQSCAPSEDGFKEDDPPPNSGQLLEFCRQIALGMEFLARNKVVHRDLAARNVLVCDNNTVKIADFGLSRDIYQENLYRKTSNGKLPIKWLALESMTHQVYTSQSDVWSFGILLYEICTLGGSPYPSISTNKLLRYLESGYRMERPNSCNELLYDLMYSCWNVHPGERPTFSKIVHTVESLQEKDAVNEPIIIDLNAIVESHCTKSATEENSYLKPVEY; the protein is encoded by the exons ATGCACGTGATCGTTTTGAAGTACATGCAGGTCCTGTGCATTACCATCTTCTTCTCGAACAACATCAACTGCGACAAGCTGCTGCTCCACAATGAGCGGGAAGACCAGGACCTGTACCGCATCGGTGCGTGTACGGCCGCGTGCATGGCCGGCACGGAAGTGGGTGTTTCAGGCGAATCGAACGAAACCCTGCCGCCACTCAGTACGGAGCAGCTCAAG ACCATTGGACATTGCTACAAGCTGTGCTCGGAAGACACACGCCCACTGTCCGCCTGGATACCGCTGGTCCAACGGCAGGACCCATCGTTACGCATCAATCTCATCTGCCGCGATAGCACCAACCTGATCATAGAGATCAAACCGGAACGCAATGGCCACAGCGTGCCGGGCGTGGTTGAGGACGATGGTGAAGTGGTCGAGGCCACCACAGCTATGATGAAGCTTAGCCCACCCGGGGGAAATCAGAACCAATTAAGTGCACTTCACGATGCGGCTGTCGAATCCCGGGAATCGGTACCGTCCCGTACCAGGCGTGCTATCGGTGCCGATGGACCATCCGGCTTGTTGCAGAAGGGTGGTGGTTCTGTCGCTACGCGGGCAAACTTACTGCAGAACCCGGACCAGTCGGTTTCGGGTGAACGGTTTACGAAAATCGATGGGCCCGCACGGAACACGGCATCGGCAGCGCACGGTGACCTCGGTGATGTCGCGGTCAAGGTTCAGCAGGATCGCGCCAACTATCAACCATCGTCGAAACGTGTCCGCCCATTGCCTATCTATCTGGTGAAGGTGCAGGATAGTGAGGAGGAACTCGGCGACCGAATCGTCTATATG AGCAATGCGTCGTTGGTAAAGATTGAGAATCTTGTCCCCAACAAGCGGTACAATGTGACGGCCACAATGCTAACGTCGGCGTTTGAGTATTACTACGTCGAGAAACATCAATTTCGAACGTTACCGTTGGACTATATGCCGGGAACAATAACGGAGATCACGGTGGAGCGGTTTGAGCCGAATGTACGGGACAGCCGGTACGTCGATGCACTCATCTCGTGGAATCCAGCAAAAG atAAGACATGCCATTATGAGATCGTGTGCCATGCAAGCCATTCGCCAGACTTTCAACTCAAACCAATCGATGTCCAACAG CCTGAAGTCCTCTACAAGTACACCATCAAATCGTTGAAGCTGAGCGCCAACTATATGGTAGCGGTTCGGTCAAAAAATACCCAAAATGCAATGAAAGAAAGCAAGCTACATTGGCACTCGTTCCATACGCCTAGCTGTGCCAACTTAATGAACGGAACACAAGTGTGTG CACCGGaaccaattaaaaatgtacGAGTTACACAGTTACCTTTGTACGGGGACAGCTATCAGCTCAACATTAGCTGGGATCGTCCCGCAATCGCACCCGATGCGTACGTTGTAAAAGTGTTTGATCTGCACGATTCCGAGACAGAGGAACCGGCCAATTCGATGACAAGAAATCTTACAGGG GATGCGGTTGGATTGTTGATCGATTCATTCGACATGTTTGGACCTCATTTTGAGGTATTCATCTCTGCATACTCTAGAGTTGGTGTATCATCGGAAAGTACGATCAAAACGCTTCAAATTGGACGAATTAGCTCAG CAGAATCATGGATACGGACCAAGTTAGTTTTTATCATTCTGGCCCCGGTGCTGATGATAGGACTGTTGAAAATCTCCATTTCCCTCATTTGTCGCCGAAGGGCCAAGTTGAAACGGTACGAAGTGCGGTGCGAATACTTTAAG GAACTGGAGCAGAAGGCTCCGGTCGATCCGAGCACAGAGTTTGAGTCAACGTCAAAGCAGATGCAGGACCTACTCGCCTCCAGCCACCCGTTCTCTGCCGATTTGATAGCGCCCATTAATGACGAACTGGAGATAGATATGGAACACATCAAGCTGCACGATATGTTGGGCGAAGGTGCATTTGGTTTGGTACGCCGGGGGATGCTACAGCGGGAGACCGAAGGTGATGGAGCGACACCGAAACCGGTGGCGGTAAAAATGCTAAAAG AGTGTCCTCGCGTCGAAGACATTATCGAATTTAGGCGAGAAATGGAGGTAATGAAGTCGGTCGGTACTCATCCCCACATAGTCAGCATCGTTGGCCACTGTACGAAGAATGTGCGCAAAATGATGCTCCTCACGGAGTACTGTGGCCGGGGTAATTTGCTTAACTATTTGCGCCTCCAGTGGCAACGGCTGTTGAAGCAAAACCAGACTACACTGCCGCTTGGAAGTGGCATGACTTCTCCATCGATGGTGCCCGATTCGTTGGATGGAGCTGCATTGTCCGGAGGTATGGCGGCAGAGCACGAATGCTTGACACCGTCGCTGGCCAATAACAAGATGCCGGAAAACGTGTTCAACTTTGACACTTCGTTCGTGAACGATAAGAAATCTTTAACGTACAAAAACCTCTCCTCGGACCATCGGCAAACACTGTTGGCTGGGTTTTCTACCAGCGACGGTTGCCAGCGATCACCGCAAATAATCGAAAATAAGCTTTATCCACTGTTTAACGAAGATAGCGGAGGCGATGAAACGGCGCAACTAACGTCCAAATCGAACTTTTGTACAAGTTCGTGCAAGAACGCGGTTGAAATCATCGATGGACAGCGACGTGGTTCGATGGGAAAGGACTGTGAGGGGAGCGTTAAAAGCAACGTGCGAATAAAACCGTGCAGCTGCCATGGTTCGGCCCTCGATTCGACCCTCACGCACAATACCGTCGAGAATCGATGCTATCAAAGTTGTGCACCGTCCGAGGACGGTTTCAAGGAAGATGACCCACCACCAAACAGTGGCCAGTTGTTAGAATTTTGCCGCCAGATTGCGCTCGGAATG GAATTTCTCGCCCGCAATAAGGTGGTGCATCGGGATTTGGCCGCACGGAACGTGTTGGTTTGTGATAACAATACGGTGAAAATAGCAGACTTTGG ACTGAGCCGTGACATCTACCAGGAAAATCTGTACCGCAAAACCAGCAACGGCAAGCTGCCCATCAAGTGGCTTGCACTAGAATCGATGACCCATCAAGTCTACACTTCGCAGAGTGATGTGTGGTCGTTCGGAATTTTGCTGTACGAAATATGCACCCTCGGTGGTAGTCCGTATCCTTCGATTTCCACCAACAAGCTGCTTCGATACCTGGAAAGTGGATACCGAATGGAACGGCCAAACAGCTGTAACGAGCTACT TTACGATTTAATGTATTCCTGCTGGAATGTACATCCCGGAGAGCGACCAACGTTTAGCAAAATCGTGCACACGGTCGAATCGTTACAGGAAAAGGATGCGGTCAACGAGCCAATCATTATCGATTTGAATGCAATTGTTGAAAGCCATTG TACAAAAAGTGCTACGGAAGAAAATTCATACTTAAAACCGGTTGAGTATTAG
- the LOC126560976 gene encoding odorant receptor Or2-like, whose protein sequence is MEHIYRWIVRNDKFTEEVFLKCNFCKLSTLGIYKDSSKAPLGSRVAFYAMELFFLLQIGTIVWDLATVLNDIGLFGDNMCILAGLLLTMVKKWHCVRNMQELSECIEQFQAYHEHYLKQGERFVRRMRRQDLQERLLQDASTLLAMVLATCLLVNALFSNGQTLILRATYPFSTSTPLGYGCVFLCQAILVVYVLFTIVQIDCTGAQILSQMSLLFCMQRMEFEMIGADLALPTEGSLYGDWQLRQSVHKLIASHQQLLAFCDRLKRLYEPNIMAQFVCSMLIICLTAFELMFAKGDPMQMMRFGAYMLTAFYQIFVWSFFGNRVTNMSTGISDATIGCNWIVLDDGLKKDLRFTTMRSQKPFIIDVYWLFPLTYETFIAILSRSYSIFTLLRTMIE, encoded by the exons ATGGAGCATATCTACCGGTGGATCGTACGCAATGACAAGTTCACGGAGGAAGTGTTTTTGAAGTGCAATTTTTGTAAGCTAAG CACTCTTGGCATCTACAAGGATTCTTCAAAGGCTCCACTCGGCAGTCGCGTTGCATTCTATGCGATGGAGCTTTTCTTTCTGCTCCAGATCGGCACCATCGTGTGGGACTTGGCAACCGTGCTGAACGACATTGGACTATTCGGGGATAATATGTGCATTCTGGCCGGATTGCTTCTAACGATGGTGAAAAAGTGGCACTGCGTACGAAACATGCAAGAGCTGAGTGAGTGTATCGAGCAGTTCCAGGCGTACCACGAGCACTATCTGAAGCAGGGCGAAAGGTTTGTGCGGCGCATGAGAAGACAGGATTTGCAGGAGCGACTTCTGCAGGATGCGTCCACACTGTTGGCAATGGTGCTCGCTACCTGTTTGCTGGTAAAT GCACTGTTTTCCAACGGTCAAACGCTAATCCTGCGTGCTACGTATCCCTTCAGTACGTCCACCCCACTGGGCTACGGGTGTGTGTTTCTCTGCCAGGCGATTCTCGTTGTGTACGTGCTGTTCACCATTGTGCAGATTGATTGTACCGGGGCCCAAATTTTGAGCCAAATGTCCCTACTGTTCTGCATGCAGCGGATGGAGTTTGAGATGATCGGGGCTGATCTTGCGCTGCCCACCGAGGGTTCACTGTACGGAGATTGGCAACTTCGGCAGTCGGTACACAAGCTGATAGCTTCCCATCAGCAGCTACTTGC CTTTTGTGATCGCTTGAAACGCCTGTACGAACCGAACATTATGGCCCAGTTTGTCTGCAGCATGCTCATCATCTGTCTGACCGCATTCGAGCTAATGTTCGCCAAGGGAGATCCGATGCAGATGATGCGCTTCGGTGCGTATATGCTGACCGCATTTTATCAGATATTTGTGTGGAGTTTTTTCGGAAACAGAGTCACCAATATG TCAACCGGCATCAGTGATGCAACGATCGGATGCAACTGGATCGTGCTGGATGATGGGTTGAAGAAGGACCTACGATTCACCACAATGCGCTCCCAGAAGCCTTTCATAATAGACGTCTACTGGTTGTTTCCGTTGACGTACGAAACGTTTATAGCG ATTCTAAGCCGTTCCTATTCGATATTTACGCTGCTTCGCACAATGATTGAGTGA
- the LOC126562542 gene encoding uncharacterized protein DDB_G0283697: MSSAGSTKNKPKKSSNLRILWIPGRKKHNRKGTYNSTKNGLPQTYGMQPRKNESWTLGGTMNHTKIINANFFFRDLHENNLDVATIVTTAATGSALATMVTANGPTAEQQQQLDQLEPCPSTSTGKGQQSPQPQIVVGTIELNNLNGDIASNKQEKEIGTSNQFETLTLIDEDDEEKDRNCSNAHSSSSLLSSNNDNRSTEENNLHNANTLSIGEQHRNRNRRRSSQKDRRSAEDIDSIDQADSAVDVTHEEEPHVFDDEEEEEEEEDVEESEAKKQQKQQQNGPNNHHVTAAAVRRRKNRRSRQKRTPVLERQDVIDGEEDRKEPYDKAVTCLYWSLACWDCNIS; the protein is encoded by the exons ATGTCGTCGGCCGGTTCCACTAAAAACAAGCCGAAAAAGAGCAGCAATCTGCGCATACTGTGGATACCGGGGCGCAAAAAACACAACCGGAAGGGTACGTACAATTCTACGAAAAATGGACTCCCTCAAACGTACGGTATGCAGCCACGGAAGAACGAATCATGGACGCTCGGCGGTACGATGAATCACACCAAAATTATAAACGC TAATTTCTTTTTCAGAGATCTTCACGAAAACAACCTGGACGTGGCGACCATTGTAACGACGGCGGCCACCGGCAGTGCACTCGCGACAATGGTAACTGCAAATGGGCCAACcgcagagcagcagcagcagcttgatCAGCTGGAACCATGTCCCTCGACCAGTACCGGTAAAGGGCAACAGTCACCCCAGCCCCAGATAGTGGTGGGCACCATTGAGCTCAACAATCTAAATGGGGATATTGCTAGCAACAAG CAGGAGAAGGAAATCGGTACGAGCAATCAGTTTGAAACGCTCACCCTGATCGACGAGGATGACGAGGAAAAGGATCGCAACTGTTCGAACGCTCACTCATCCTCGTCGCTACTTTCGTCGAACAACGATAATCGATCGACGGAAGAAAACAACCTGCACAATGCGAACACACTTTCGATCGGTGAACAGCATCGGAATAGGAATAGGCGTCGAAGCAGTCAAAAGGATCGACGCAGTGCGGAGGAtatcgattcgatcgatcaAGCTGATAGTGCGGTTGATGTAACGCACGAGGAGGAACCGCACGTGTTTgatgacgaggaggaggaggaggaggaggaagatgtGGAGGAGAGTGAAgcgaagaagcaacaaaagcagcagcaaaatggaCCAAACAACCACCACGTTACGGCAGCAGCGGTCCGGCGGCGCAAAAACCGACGATCGCGACAGAAACGAACGCCCGTCCTGGAAAGGCAGGATGTGATCGATGGGGAAGAGGACCGAAAGGAACCGTACGATAAAGCGGTTACCTGTTTGTATTGGTCGCTTGCCTGTTGGGATTGTAATATTTCTTAA
- the LOC126561469 gene encoding tyrosine-protein kinase receptor torso isoform X2 has product MHVIVLKYMQVLCITIFFSNNINCDKLLLHNEREDQDLYRIGACTAACMAGTEVGVSGESNETLPPLSTEQLKTIGHCYKLCSEDTRPLSAWIPLVQRQDPSLRINLICRDSTNLIIEIKPERNGHSVPGVVEDDGEVVEATTAMMKLSPPGGNQNQLSALHDAAVESRESVPSRTRRAIGADGPSGLLQKGGGSVATRANLLQNPDQSVSGERFTKIDGPARNTASAAHGDLGDVAVKVQQDRANYQPSSKRVRPLPIYLVKVQDSEEELGDRIVYMSNASLVKIENLVPNKRYNVTATMLTSAFEYYYVEKHQFRTLPLDYMPGTITEITVERFEPNVRDSRYVDALISWNPAKDKTCHYEIVCHASHSPDFQLKPIDVQQPEVLYKYTIKSLKLSANYMVAVRSKNTQNAMKESKLHWHSFHTPSCANLMNGTQVCAPEPIKNVRVTQLPLYGDSYQLNISWDRPAIAPDAYVVKVFDLHDSETEEPANSMTRNLTGDAVGLLIDSFDMFGPHFEVFISAYSRVGVSSESTIKTLQIGRISSESWIRTKLVFIILAPVLMIGLLKISISLICRRRAKLKRYEVRCEYFKELEQKAPVDPSTEFESTSKQMQDLLASSHPFSADLIAPINDELEIDMEHIKLHDMLGEGAFGLVRRGMLQRETEGDGATPKPVAVKMLKECPRVEDIIEFRREMEVMKSVGTHPHIVSIVGHCTKNVRKMMLLTEYCGRGNLLNYLRLQWQRLLKQNQTTLPLGSGMTSPSMVPDSLDGAALSGGMAAEHECLTPSLANNKMPENVFNFDTSFVNDKKSLTYKNLSSDHRQTLLAGFSTSDGCQRSPQIIENKLYPLFNEDSGGDETAQLTSKSNFCTSSCKNAVEIIDGQRRGSMGKDCEGSVKSNVRIKPCSCHGSALDSTLTHNTVENRCYQSCAPSEDGFKEDDPPPNSGQLLEFCRQIALGMEFLARNKVVHRDLAARNVLVCDNNTVKIADFGLSRDIYQENLYRKTSNGKLPIKWLALESMTHQVYTSQSDVWSFGILLYEICTLGGSPYPSISTNKLLRYLESGYRMERPNSCNELLYDLMYSCWNVHPGERPTFSKIVHTVESLQEKDAVNEPIIIDLNAIVESHCTKSATEENSYLKPVEY; this is encoded by the exons ATGCACGTGATCGTTTTGAAGTACATGCAGGTCCTGTGCATTACCATCTTCTTCTCGAACAACATCAACTGCGACAAGCTGCTGCTCCACAATGAGCGGGAAGACCAGGACCTGTACCGCATCGGTGCGTGTACGGCCGCGTGCATGGCCGGCACGGAAGTGGGTGTTTCAGGCGAATCGAACGAAACCCTGCCGCCACTCAGTACGGAGCAGCTCAAG ACCATTGGACATTGCTACAAGCTGTGCTCGGAAGACACACGCCCACTGTCCGCCTGGATACCGCTGGTCCAACGGCAGGACCCATCGTTACGCATCAATCTCATCTGCCGCGATAGCACCAACCTGATCATAGAGATCAAACCGGAACGCAATGGCCACAGCGTGCCGGGCGTGGTTGAGGACGATGGTGAAGTGGTCGAGGCCACCACAGCTATGATGAAGCTTAGCCCACCCGGGGGAAATCAGAACCAATTAAGTGCACTTCACGATGCGGCTGTCGAATCCCGGGAATCGGTACCGTCCCGTACCAGGCGTGCTATCGGTGCCGATGGACCATCCGGCTTGTTGCAGAAGGGTGGTGGTTCTGTCGCTACGCGGGCAAACTTACTGCAGAACCCGGACCAGTCGGTTTCGGGTGAACGGTTTACGAAAATCGATGGGCCCGCACGGAACACGGCATCGGCAGCGCACGGTGACCTCGGTGATGTCGCGGTCAAGGTTCAGCAGGATCGCGCCAACTATCAACCATCGTCGAAACGTGTCCGCCCATTGCCTATCTATCTGGTGAAGGTGCAGGATAGTGAGGAGGAACTCGGCGACCGAATCGTCTATATG AGCAATGCGTCGTTGGTAAAGATTGAGAATCTTGTCCCCAACAAGCGGTACAATGTGACGGCCACAATGCTAACGTCGGCGTTTGAGTATTACTACGTCGAGAAACATCAATTTCGAACGTTACCGTTGGACTATATGCCGGGAACAATAACGGAGATCACGGTGGAGCGGTTTGAGCCGAATGTACGGGACAGCCGGTACGTCGATGCACTCATCTCGTGGAATCCAGCAAAAG atAAGACATGCCATTATGAGATCGTGTGCCATGCAAGCCATTCGCCAGACTTTCAACTCAAACCAATCGATGTCCAACAG CCTGAAGTCCTCTACAAGTACACCATCAAATCGTTGAAGCTGAGCGCCAACTATATGGTAGCGGTTCGGTCAAAAAATACCCAAAATGCAATGAAAGAAAGCAAGCTACATTGGCACTCGTTCCATACGCCTAGCTGTGCCAACTTAATGAACGGAACACAAGTGTGTG CACCGGaaccaattaaaaatgtacGAGTTACACAGTTACCTTTGTACGGGGACAGCTATCAGCTCAACATTAGCTGGGATCGTCCCGCAATCGCACCCGATGCGTACGTTGTAAAAGTGTTTGATCTGCACGATTCCGAGACAGAGGAACCGGCCAATTCGATGACAAGAAATCTTACAGGG GATGCGGTTGGATTGTTGATCGATTCATTCGACATGTTTGGACCTCATTTTGAGGTATTCATCTCTGCATACTCTAGAGTTGGTGTATCATCGGAAAGTACGATCAAAACGCTTCAAATTGGACGAATTAGCTCAG AATCATGGATACGGACCAAGTTAGTTTTTATCATTCTGGCCCCGGTGCTGATGATAGGACTGTTGAAAATCTCCATTTCCCTCATTTGTCGCCGAAGGGCCAAGTTGAAACGGTACGAAGTGCGGTGCGAATACTTTAAG GAACTGGAGCAGAAGGCTCCGGTCGATCCGAGCACAGAGTTTGAGTCAACGTCAAAGCAGATGCAGGACCTACTCGCCTCCAGCCACCCGTTCTCTGCCGATTTGATAGCGCCCATTAATGACGAACTGGAGATAGATATGGAACACATCAAGCTGCACGATATGTTGGGCGAAGGTGCATTTGGTTTGGTACGCCGGGGGATGCTACAGCGGGAGACCGAAGGTGATGGAGCGACACCGAAACCGGTGGCGGTAAAAATGCTAAAAG AGTGTCCTCGCGTCGAAGACATTATCGAATTTAGGCGAGAAATGGAGGTAATGAAGTCGGTCGGTACTCATCCCCACATAGTCAGCATCGTTGGCCACTGTACGAAGAATGTGCGCAAAATGATGCTCCTCACGGAGTACTGTGGCCGGGGTAATTTGCTTAACTATTTGCGCCTCCAGTGGCAACGGCTGTTGAAGCAAAACCAGACTACACTGCCGCTTGGAAGTGGCATGACTTCTCCATCGATGGTGCCCGATTCGTTGGATGGAGCTGCATTGTCCGGAGGTATGGCGGCAGAGCACGAATGCTTGACACCGTCGCTGGCCAATAACAAGATGCCGGAAAACGTGTTCAACTTTGACACTTCGTTCGTGAACGATAAGAAATCTTTAACGTACAAAAACCTCTCCTCGGACCATCGGCAAACACTGTTGGCTGGGTTTTCTACCAGCGACGGTTGCCAGCGATCACCGCAAATAATCGAAAATAAGCTTTATCCACTGTTTAACGAAGATAGCGGAGGCGATGAAACGGCGCAACTAACGTCCAAATCGAACTTTTGTACAAGTTCGTGCAAGAACGCGGTTGAAATCATCGATGGACAGCGACGTGGTTCGATGGGAAAGGACTGTGAGGGGAGCGTTAAAAGCAACGTGCGAATAAAACCGTGCAGCTGCCATGGTTCGGCCCTCGATTCGACCCTCACGCACAATACCGTCGAGAATCGATGCTATCAAAGTTGTGCACCGTCCGAGGACGGTTTCAAGGAAGATGACCCACCACCAAACAGTGGCCAGTTGTTAGAATTTTGCCGCCAGATTGCGCTCGGAATG GAATTTCTCGCCCGCAATAAGGTGGTGCATCGGGATTTGGCCGCACGGAACGTGTTGGTTTGTGATAACAATACGGTGAAAATAGCAGACTTTGG ACTGAGCCGTGACATCTACCAGGAAAATCTGTACCGCAAAACCAGCAACGGCAAGCTGCCCATCAAGTGGCTTGCACTAGAATCGATGACCCATCAAGTCTACACTTCGCAGAGTGATGTGTGGTCGTTCGGAATTTTGCTGTACGAAATATGCACCCTCGGTGGTAGTCCGTATCCTTCGATTTCCACCAACAAGCTGCTTCGATACCTGGAAAGTGGATACCGAATGGAACGGCCAAACAGCTGTAACGAGCTACT TTACGATTTAATGTATTCCTGCTGGAATGTACATCCCGGAGAGCGACCAACGTTTAGCAAAATCGTGCACACGGTCGAATCGTTACAGGAAAAGGATGCGGTCAACGAGCCAATCATTATCGATTTGAATGCAATTGTTGAAAGCCATTG TACAAAAAGTGCTACGGAAGAAAATTCATACTTAAAACCGGTTGAGTATTAG
- the LOC126563600 gene encoding heparan-alpha-glucosaminide N-acetyltransferase, with product MIEYTERFFRGLDLWSLAVDEAFLNVTRSTSTNGNDYYLYTLSAECDKCPYTKVQRISAEKKHTVLKIDATRPIGLRVLDRDVGKYSFDNDTALCQFSNAQLGEFGVYDLSIAQDAGSCKLETAKEPVNIYLPFVTIAIIALIAFGIVRLARYGLYRSRMGGFQQPPSRPEEDAGGGDAPTSADENDKQETATSAQVTPKKRLQSLDTFRGIAIMLMIFVNSGGGHYWWIEHATWNGLHVADLVFPWFLFIMGVCVPISLRGQINRNVPRRRILSNIAVRSVKLFVIGLCLNSMNGPSMANLRIFGVLQRFGIAYFVVSIVHLFCHEQTVPSQNRLLRANEDIFRLKKQWLVIGLITFIYLLVIVFLPAPGCPRAYFGPGGKHLLNAYPNCTGGITGYVDRFTLGIAHLYQHPTARYVYEAMPFDPEGPFGCLPTILQVFLGLQCGCTILAFTEHRQRITRFAIWSVVLGLGAGILCGFSKNDGWIPVNKNLWSVSYVLATASLAYLLLLICYYVIDVKRTWSGRPFVYAGMNAIVLYVGHTVFHKMLPWHWRIGTMNTHLMLTLEALWNAVLWNVIALYLYKRKIFYNL from the exons ATGATCGAGTACACGGAACGATTCTTTCGCGGGCTGGACCTATGGTCATTGGCGGTGGATGAAGCATTCCTAAACGTAACACGTTCCACCAGCACCAACGGTAACGATTACTATCTCTACACACTCTCAGCCGAGTGTGATAAG TGCCCGTACACCAAAGTGCAACGGATTTCGGCGGAGAAGAAACACACGGTGCTCAAAATCGATGCCACACGCCCTATCGGATTGCGGGTGCTTGATCGTGACGTGGGAAAATATTCTTTCGATAACGA CACCGCACTGTGCCAATTTAGCAACGCACAATTGGGTGAATTTGGTGTGTATGATCTAAGCATCGCTCAAGATGCTGGTAGCTGTAAGCTGGAGACGGCCAAAGAACCGGTCAACATTTATCTTC CTTTCGTTACGATAGCGATTATCGCTTTGATTGCATTTGGAATCGTTCGTTTGGCACGGTATGGCTTGTACCGTTCTCGTATGGGAGGCTTTCAGCAGCCTCCCTCACGCCCGGAAGAGGACGCTGGTGGTGGCGATGCACCAACATCAGCAGATGAAAACGATAAGCAAGAGACGGCCACATCGGCACAGGTTACACCTAAGAAACGTTTGCAAAGTTTGGACACGTTCCGCGGGATTGCGATCATGCTGATGATTTTCGTAAACAGTGGCGGTGGTCACTATTGGTGGATTGAGCACGCGACGTGGAATGGGCTGCACGTGGCGGATTTGGTTTTCCCATGGTTTCTCTTTATAATGGGCGTATGTGTGCCAATTTCGCTACGTGGTCAGATCAATCGGAACGTTCCGCGGCGCAGGATCCTTTCCAATATTGCTGTT CGCTCCGTAAAATTGTTCGTAATAGGACTTTGTCTAAACTCGATGAACGGACCAAGTATGGCGAATCTTCGCATCTTCGGTGTACTTCAAAGGTTCGGTATTGCGTATTTTGTCGTATCGATTGTGCACCTTTTCTGTCACGAGCAGACAGTTCCATCGCAAAATCGTCTTCTGCGTGCAAACGAGGACATTTTTCGCCTTAAAAAGCAATGGCTTGTTATTGGACTGATCACGTTCATTTATCTGCTGGTGATCGTTTTCTTGCCAGCACCCGGTTGTCCAAG AGCTTACTTCGGACCGGGTGGGAAACATCTGTTAAACGCCTATCCAAACTGTACCGGTGGCATTACGGGATATGTCGATCGCTTTACCCTCGGAATCGCTCACCTCTACCAACATCCAACCGCACGCTACGTTTACGAAGCGATGCCATTCGATCCGGAAGGTCCTTTCGGATGTCTTCCGACCATTCTGCAGGTTTTTTTAGGTCTTCAGTGTGGTTGCACGATACTTGCATTCACCGAACATCGTCAGCGTATTACCCGATTTGCTATCTGGTCCGTCGTGCTCGGACTCGGTGCAGGAATATTGTGTGGATTCTCCAAAAATGATGGTTGGATACCGGTAAACAAGAACCTCTGGTCAGTATCGTACGTTTTGGCGACGGCTTCACTAGCGTATCTGCTGTTACTGATCTGTTACTATGTGATCGACGTGAAACGGACCTGGAGCGGTCGTCCATTTGTTTATGCCGGTATGAATGCGATCGTGCTGTACGTGGGCCATACCGTATTCCACAAGATGCTACCATGGCACTGGCGTATCGGTACGATGAACACACATTTGATGCTCACACTCGAAGCGCTCTGGAACGCGGTGCTGTGGAATGTGATTGCGCTTTATCTGTACAAGcggaagatattttataatCTATAA